From the genome of Verrucomicrobiia bacterium:
TCCCGCTCGGAGCGGAAAGTCGTTTCGCTGGGGGGGGGCGCTCTGCTTTCCGAAAAAAACCGCTCCAAGGTTTATGAAACCGGCGTTTTGATCTGGCTGTCCGCCTCCCCCGAAATGCTTTTGGAACGGCTTTCCAAAAGCTATCTTCGCCCCCTGGTGAAGCCGGAATGGGTGGAGAACGGCAAACCCTCGCAAATGTTTTTGAACTTTCTGGCCGAGCGGGAGAAGGAATACAAGAGGGCCCGCTTTGCCTTTGCCACCGACGGCAAATCCTCCGAGCAGGCGGCGGATGAAGTGTACAGGCAGTTAAAGGAGCAGTTCGTTGACGCCTGAATTGGTGTTGAGAACGCCCACCGCCACCTGCCCGGTGTATGTCGCCCGCGGCATTCGGCACCGGCTGGGGGATTTGATTGCCGGCTTGGGCGCCTTCGAGGCGATGGTCGTCATCACCGACCGCACGGTGGCCCGTTTTCACCTCAACCCCATTGAAAAAACGCTCCCCCAGCCCGCCCACATCATCGTAATCCCGGAAGGGGAGGGCTCCAAATCCTTGGGGGAATATGAACGGGTGATGGGGGAGCTTTTGCAAAAAAAACTGGGGCGCGATTTCCTATTAATCGCTTTTGGCGGCGGCGTGGTGGGGGATTTGGCCGGCTACATCGCCGCCACCTACAAGCGGGGCGTGCCGTATCTGCAATTGCCGACCACGCTATTGGCGCAGGTCGATTCCTCCGTCGGCGGCAAAGTTGGCATCAACCATCCTTTGGGAAAAAACCTTATCGGAGCGTTGTACCACCCCAAAGCCGTTGTCATCGACCCGGAGTTTTTGCTTACGCTTCCCCGGCGGGAAATCATCTCCGGCTTCG
Proteins encoded in this window:
- a CDS encoding shikimate kinase, which produces MEKLEGKNIYLCGFMGSGKSSVAKRLAARLGWSYVDIDREVEKLENKKISDIFAARGEAYFRSREEEMIGWASRSERKVVSLGGGALLSEKNRSKVYETGVLIWLSASPEMLLERLSKSYLRPLVKPEWVENGKPSQMFLNFLAEREKEYKRARFAFATDGKSSEQAADEVYRQLKEQFVDA